Proteins co-encoded in one Girardinichthys multiradiatus isolate DD_20200921_A chromosome 11, DD_fGirMul_XY1, whole genome shotgun sequence genomic window:
- the mettl27 gene encoding methyltransferase-like protein 27 isoform X2: protein MSANSNTFDSVKAAILSAHKSTTSEEKVSFYNRWAETYDRDVAVLDYCAPSLAANSISSHFNAVREAAVVLDVACGTGLVAKQMKKLRFGHFVGVDGSEAMLDKARETGLYQDLKQSLLGEEPLPVQWADTFDVVVIVGALSVGQVSFSVIRDLYNVTKPGGYICMTTRSNYDNLEYKAALESELRQIEEEELWTCLEVTEVEDWERAVSEEEDGYISGAVI, encoded by the exons ATGTCTGCCAACAGTAACACATTTGACAGTGTTAAAGCTGCTATCTTGTCAGCTCATAAAAGCACCACATCAGAAGAGAAGGTCAGCTTCTACAACCGCTGGGCAGAGACCTATGATCGG GATGTGGCTGTCTTGGACTACTGTGCACCAAGTCTCGCAGCAAACAGCATCTCATCCCATTTTAACGCTGTGCGAGAAGCAGCCGTTGTGCTGGATGTGGCGTGTGGTACAGGACTGGTGGCCAAACAG ATGAAAAAGCTCAGATTTGGACATTTTGTGGGTGTTGATGGAAGCGAGGCCATGCTGGACAAGGCGAGAGAGACTGGGTTGTACCAGGACTTGAAACAGTCCCTGCTGGGAGAGGAGCCTCTGCCTGTACAGTGGG CTGATACATTTGATGTGGTTGTGATTGTTGGAGCATTAAGTGTTGGTCAGGTCTCTTTTAGTGTCATCAGAGACCTGTACAATGTCACCAAACCAG GTGGCTACATTTGCATGACAACCAGAAGTAACTATGATAACTTGGAATACAAAGCTGCCCTTGAAAGCGAGCTGAGGCAGATAGAGGAAGAGGAGCTCTGGACTTGtttagaggtcacagaggtGGAAGACTGGGAGAGGGCAGTATCAGAGGAGGAGGACGGCTACATATCTGGAGCTGT TATTTAA
- the mettl27 gene encoding methyltransferase-like protein 27 isoform X1 — MSANSNTFDSVKAAILSAHKSTTSEEKVSFYNRWAETYDRDVAVLDYCAPSLAANSISSHFNAVREAAVVLDVACGTGLVAKQMKKLRFGHFVGVDGSEAMLDKARETGLYQDLKQSLLGEEPLPVQWADTFDVVVIVGALSVGQVSFSVIRDLYNVTKPGGYICMTTRSNYDNLEYKAALESELRQIEEEELWTCLEVTEVEDWERAVSEEEDGYISGAVYVYKKH; from the exons ATGTCTGCCAACAGTAACACATTTGACAGTGTTAAAGCTGCTATCTTGTCAGCTCATAAAAGCACCACATCAGAAGAGAAGGTCAGCTTCTACAACCGCTGGGCAGAGACCTATGATCGG GATGTGGCTGTCTTGGACTACTGTGCACCAAGTCTCGCAGCAAACAGCATCTCATCCCATTTTAACGCTGTGCGAGAAGCAGCCGTTGTGCTGGATGTGGCGTGTGGTACAGGACTGGTGGCCAAACAG ATGAAAAAGCTCAGATTTGGACATTTTGTGGGTGTTGATGGAAGCGAGGCCATGCTGGACAAGGCGAGAGAGACTGGGTTGTACCAGGACTTGAAACAGTCCCTGCTGGGAGAGGAGCCTCTGCCTGTACAGTGGG CTGATACATTTGATGTGGTTGTGATTGTTGGAGCATTAAGTGTTGGTCAGGTCTCTTTTAGTGTCATCAGAGACCTGTACAATGTCACCAAACCAG GTGGCTACATTTGCATGACAACCAGAAGTAACTATGATAACTTGGAATACAAAGCTGCCCTTGAAAGCGAGCTGAGGCAGATAGAGGAAGAGGAGCTCTGGACTTGtttagaggtcacagaggtGGAAGACTGGGAGAGGGCAGTATCAGAGGAGGAGGACGGCTACATATCTGGAGCTGTGTACGTCTATAAGAAGCACTAA
- the LOC124875820 gene encoding claudin-4-like — MVAGGRQILGMALAIIGFLGVIIICGLPTWKVTAFIGANIVTSQVIWEGLWMNCVTQSTGQMQCKIYDSLLALPQDLQAARALVIMAIIVAVIGIILGVVGGKCTNFIEGEVQKSRVAITAGIIFIIAGLLVLIPVCWTANTIIQDFYNPTLIEAQKRELGASLYIGWGTAALLFIGGGLLCCSRPPRNDYDVGYSKARSVDSSKAYV; from the coding sequence ATGGTGGCTGGTGGAAGACAGATCCTGGGTATGGCTCTGGCCATAATCGGCTTTCTTGGAGTCATCATCATCTGTGGCCTCCCCACTTGGAAAGTCACGGCCTTCATCGGTGCCAACATCGTCACCTCTCAAGTCATTTGGGAGGGTTTGTGGATGAACTGCGTGACTCAGAGCACAGGCCAGATGCAGTGCAAGATTTATGATTCCCTTCTGGCCTTGCCTCAAGACCTGCAGGCCGCCAGAGCACTTGTTATCATGGCCATCATTGTTGCAGTCATTGGTATCATACTGGGCGTGGTGGGAGGCAAGTGCACCAACTTCATAGAGGGGGAAGTTCAAAAGAGCAGAGTGGCCATCACCGCAGGAATCATCTTTATCATTGCGGGTCTCTTGGTCCTCATTCCCGTCTGCTGGACTGCCAACACAATCATTCAGGATTTCTACAACCCAACCCTGATCGAGGCTCAGAAGAGGGAGCTTGGGGCCTCCCTCTACATTGGCTGGGGCACTGCTGCACTGCTCTTCATCGGCGGTGGGCTCCTCTGCTGCTCCCGTCCCCCCCGTAACGACTACGACGTTGGGTACTCCAAGGCTCGCTCTGTGGACAGCAGCAAGGCCTACGTTTAG
- the LOC124876623 gene encoding claudin-4-like: MASMGMQLLASALSLLGWAGVLISCVLPMWRVSAFVGTSIVTAQIMWEGIWMSCVVQSTGHIQCKPYESQLILTADIQAARLLMVLAVATGSVGLILAFVGGKCTRFMDKEGGGAKGKVALAAGVVLMLTGLLSLIPTAWAAGSVMKTFYSSSSDAQKRELGACLYIGWGGAILLILGGGLFINSACPLKVSNTDKSPSVRYVAVRSSNGSTRAGSYYARAPTAMAHPIRTMSPAPQIEKPQLYTRPAENSEKSWAPSTKSQMKRPESRKSEQSEALSTKSQLKRAELDETFSIASENTDAEGNPTKTFL, translated from the coding sequence ATGGCCTCAATGGGGATGCAGCTGCTGGCCAGCGCCTTGTCCCTTCTGGGCTGGGCAGGAGTCTTAATCAGCTGTGTGCTGCCCATGTGGAGGGTGTCCGCCTTTGTGGGCACCTCCATTGTGACAGCCCAGATTATGTGGGAGGGTATCTGGATGAGCTGTGTGGTTCAAAGCACAGGACATATTCAGTGTAAACCCTACGAGTCCCAACTAATTCTCACTGCAGACATACAGGCCGCCAGGTTGCTAATGGTCCTCGCCGTCGCTACAGGCAGTGTTGGCCTCATTCTGGCCTTCGTGGGTGGAAAATGCACCCGGTTCATGGATAAGGAAGGAGGTGGTGCAAAGGGAAAAGTGGCTCTAGCAGCAGGAGTGGTGCTGATGCTCACGGGGCTGCTCAGTttaatccccacagcatgggcAGCCGGGTCGGTGATGAAGACATTCTACAGCTCATCGTCAGATGCTCAGAAGAGGGAGCTCGGAGCCTGCCTCTACATTGGCTGGGGTGGGGCCATTCTGCTCATTCTGGGAGGTGGTCTCTTCATCAACTCAGCTTGCCCACTCAAAGTCAGCAACACGGATAAGAGCCCTTCCGTTCGTTACGTAGCAGTCCGATCCTCTAATGGGTCTACCCGGGCAGGCTCCTATTACGCCAGGGCACCAACAGCAATGGCTCACCCCATCAGAACCATGTCTCCTGCACCCCAAATTGAGAAGCCTCAGCTCTACACAAGGCCGGCAGAGAATTCAGAGAAATCCTGGGCTCCATCGACAAAGTCTCAGATGAAAAGACCTGAGTCCAGAAAGTCAGAACAAAGTGAGGCACTGTCAACAAAGTCTCAGCTGAAACGAGCTGAGCTGGATGAAACTTTCTCAATTGCCAGTGAGAATACAGATGCAGAAGGAAACCCAACAAAAACATTCCTGTGA